The sequence below is a genomic window from Bacteroidota bacterium.
ACTGCCTTGCGGGAGGTTGCAGAAGAGACTGGAATAGACAACCTATATATACTTAGAAAGTTACCGAAAACCTATCATTTCTTTCAATCCAGAAATAGTTGGCAAATCAAAAAGACACACTGGTATCTCATGAAAGCCGAAAGCATAGAAAACACTACTCCTTGTCTGGCTGAAGGAATTACCAGGGTTTCCTGGTTCAGCCGGGAGGACATCCAAAGGCTGGAGAGTGAAAGTTATCGGTCTGTCAAGGCATTGATCGACTATGGATTGGATTTGCTATAAGTTTTAATTACCTTTATCTAAAATTATTATATGAACCGAATAGCCGTTTTTCCAGGATCCTTTGATCCCATAACCAAAGGCCATGAATCCATCATTCTCAGGGCGATTCCCCTGTTTGACATCATTTATGTCGCAATCGGTGAAAATGCCGAAAAAACAGGATTCTTTCCTATTGAAAAACGCTTATCCTGGATTGAAAAAGTTTTCCATGATCACTCAGCCATCCGTGTTGAAAAATACAAGGGCCTCACAGTGGATTTTTGCAGGAAAGTAGGAGCTGATTTCATTCTTCGCGGACTGAGAACATCAGCCGACTTCGAATTTGAGAGAAGTATCGGGCAAATCAATAAGATTCTTTATCCTGATATTGAAACCATTTTCCTCCTGACCACTCCGGAGTATACGGCATTAAATTCTTCTATCGTCAGGGATATCCTGCGTCATGGAGGAGATGCCAGCCGCTTTGTGCCTGACGGGGTTGACCTGCAGTTATAATAATTTCACAAAAGCCAGGTTTTATTAAAATATACTATCACAGGAATCAAACCGGGAATATGCACAGATACATTTACCTGTTGTTCTTCATCCTGCTTTTTGGTGGTTTAAAAGCAAAAGAAACCATAATCAGCGGGAAATTACCAAATGCCACTCCTGGCGAATACATACGATTAATTGCTTACCGCGATTTTATTTCCTGGGATGCATACACACTGACTGGTACCCTGGCTGATGATCAGGGGAATTTTGTTCTGAAGGCTGATGTGAAGGATGTGATGTATGTGCAGATCGATGCAGGGTTTCGGAGGGTTGACTTCTACCTGGAACCGGGCCGGCAATACGATATCATCCTGAAAAAACAACTTCTGCAGGAAACATCATCCTATGGACAAAATAACACACTTAGCCTGGAAATCAGAAGTCCTGAAAACTCCCTCACGGCTCAGATTGGTGAAATCAACGACTTGTATAACTCATTTATGTCAAACAGGATCCAGGATTCTTATGGCCGGATGAGCCGCAAACTGGCCGGCGAACTTGAAACCATACTTACGGAAAAAGCCGGTGAGACAGCACATCCCTATGCACAGGATTATGCCGGATATATTATCGCATCACTGAAGCTGATGTCTGGCTCACAAAGTAAAAATAACCTGGCTGTTGAATACCTTGCCGGCCAACCAATTCTTTACGACAACATAGAATACATGGGATTTTTTCATTCCTTTTTTTCCAAGTTTCTAATCTCCACGCCTTCTATCGTAAGTACTCAGGATCTATTCCGGCTGGTGAACGAAGAACTCACCTATAAACCCCTACTCGACACGATGTTACGTGCCGGCTATCTCAACGACATCCCGCTTCGCGAACTCGTTTTGATCAAAAACCTTCAGGAATTATATTTCTTCCCGGGATTTAATCAGTCGAAGGTGCTGTTATTCCTTGAGCAGTTATCAACCAGAGCCTCCTCGGTCGAAAACAGGATGATTGCTGCCAATACAGCAAAAGCAATAAGCAGGGGTTCAACCCATGAACCTGCTCCAAAGACTGAGTTGACAGACTTTTCCGGCAAAACCATACCCTTTCCCCCATCACCCGGTAAATATACCTACCTCTGCCTGATAGATCCCGGCCAACTGGCATCACTCGCGGAACTTAACATCCTTCCTGAGATAATAAAAACGCATAGCGACAGAGTTACGTTTGTTTGCGTAAATGCTGTGGCAGGAGATCAGGTCTTTAAAAACCTTGCTCAACATAATCCCAATGGCCCCATATATGCACTTCCAAAAGATCTTATATCGCTGATTTCAAATTATCCGGTAACCAGACTACCATGGTTCATACTTATTGACCGGAAAGGAAATATTTCCGCCAATCCGGCTCCCTCCCCAAGTGAAGATCTGGCAGGATATTTGAACAGGATGCTGAAAGATTAGCAAGTCTAAATGATTTTTACCAATTTTCATTTACTTTTGCTTTACATTGTAACGATTTAATATATTTAACATAATGAGTTTCCTGAAAAATTTACTGGGCAACAAATCGCAACGGGATATACGCGCTATTGACCCAATGCTGAAAAAGGTAAAAGCTGCCTATGAGACTATACGCAGGCTTGACAACGATCAACTGAGGAGTAAAACAACCGAATTTAAAGAAAAAATTGCCCAATTCATTGAAGATGAACAAAACCAGATCCAGGATATGAAGTTAAGGATCGAAAATGAAGACGATATCCTGGTAAGGGAAAACCTCTGGCATGAGGTTGACAAGCTTGAAAAACAGAAATACGACAAAACAGAAGAGATCCTGAATGAAATATTACCCGAAGCATTCGCGGTGATCAAGGAAACAGCCAGGAGATTCAAGGAAAATGAAGAGGTGATCGTAGATGCAACCGATAATGACAGGCTCCTTGCTGCAAAAAAAGAAAATATAGTGATCCAGGGCAACAAGGCACATTACAAGAATTCCTGGAAAGCCGGTGGTAATTTGATTCGGTGGGACATGGTTCATTATGATGTGCAGCTTATTGGAGGCATTGTACTGCATCAGGGGAAAATTGCGGAAATGGCAACCGGTGAAGGAAAAACCCTTGTCGCCACGCTTCCCGTATATCTTAATGCACTACCTGGAAAAGGCGTTCATATTGTAACTGTAAATGATTACCTGGCTAAACGTGACTCGGAATGGATGGGAGTTCTGTACGAATTTCATGGCTTGAAGGTGGATTGTATCGATAAGCACGAGCCTAACTCCGTGGCAAGAAGAAACGCTTATCTTGCAGACATCACTTTCGGGACCAACAATGAGTTTGGATTCGACTACCTTCGTGACAATATGACAGGCAACCCGGATGAGCTGGTACAAAGAGGGCACAATTATACCATCGTGGATGAGGTTGACTCTGTTCTGATCGATGATGCACGTACTCCTTTGATCATCTCCGGGCCAACCCCAAAAGGCGATAACCATGAATTCCATGATCTGAAACCGGCTATTCAGAAATTATACACAGCCCAAAGAAATCTGGTAACAAAACTGCTTGCCGATGCCAAGAAGTTGTTAACCGGCGATCCTGCCAGTGAAGATGAGAAAAAAGGCGGTGAACTATTGCTTCGTTCCCACAAAGGTCTTCCAAAAAATACCGCTCTCATTAAGTTCCTCAGTGAACCGGGTATGAGAGCACTTATGCAGAAAACGGAAAACTTTTATCTTCAGGAGCAGGCAAAAAATATGCACATTATCACCGATGAACTGTTTTTTGTGATCGATGAAAAAAGCAATTCCATCGAACTTACCGACAAAGGGATAGACCTGATGACAGAATCTTATCAGGATCCGCATTTCTATATTTTACCGGATGTGGGGTCTGAGATTGCTGAAATTGATAAATCATCTGTAAGCGAAGAGGAGAAGCTGGAGAAGAAGAACGAGTTGCTCAGGGATTATGCCGTTAAGTCCGATCGTGTCCATACCGTTAATCAGTTGCTTAAAGCTTACGCCCTTTTTGAAAAGGATGTTGAGTATGTGATCATGGACAACAAGATCAAGATCGTTGATGAGCAAACCGGCCGTATCATGGAAGGCCGGCGCTATTCCGACGGTCTGCACCAGGCCATTGAAGCCAAGGAAAGCGTAAAAGTTGAAGCTTCCACCCAGACTTACGCTACTATTACGCTTCAGAACTTTTTCAGGATGTACAACAAGCTGGCAGGGATGACAGGTACTGCTGAAACTGAAGCCGGTGAATTATGGGACATCTACAAGCTGGATGTAGTGGTTATCCCAACCAATCGCCCGGTGATCCGAAAAGACATGGAAGACCTGGTATACAAGACCAAGAGGGAAAAGTATAATGCCGTTGCCGATGAGGTGGAGAACCTGGTGAATAAAGGAAGGCCTGTATTGGTGGGTACCACTTCTGTTGAAAACTCCGAATTGCTGAGCAGGATGCTTACCCGCAAGAAAATCCGCCATAATGTTCTAAATGCCAAATTGCACCAAAAAGAAGCCGAAGTCGTGCTGGAAGCAGGTAAAGCCGGAATGGTTACCATTGCTACCAATATGGCAGGCCGTGGTACCGACATCAAACTCGGACCCGGTGTAAAAGAAGCCGGAGGCCTTGCCATCATTGGTACCGAAAGGCATGAATCAAGAAGAGTAGACAGGCAGTTAAGAGGACGTTCCGGACGACAGGGTGACCCGGGTAGTTCACAATTCTTCGTATCCCTGGAGGATGATCTTATGCGTATGTTCGGCTCCGATCGTATCGCAAGGATCATGGACCGCCTTGGTCTCAAAGAGGGTGATGTGATCCAGCACAGCATGATCACTAAATCTATCGAAAGAGCTCAGAAAAAGGTTGAAGAAAACAATTTCGGCATTCGTAAGAGGCTCCTCGAATACGATGATGTGATGAACTCCCAGCGCGAGGTGATCTATAAAAAACGTAAACATGCCTTGCATGGGGACAGACTGGCCGTGGATGTTCGAAACATGATGTTCGATGTATGCGAACAGATCCTGGAAGAACATATTGAAAATCGCGATTATGAAGGGCTCCGGATGGATGTGATCCGCACCCTCGGCGTGGAATCCCCCTTTAACGAAAAAGATTTCCTGGCAGGAAATGCCACTGAAATGGCTGATGAATTGTTTGAAAAAGTTTATAACAATTACCGTAAAAAGGCTCAGTTTATTGGTGAACGCGCCATGCCCGTCATCAGGGATGTTTATGAAAGGCATACTCAGTATGAAAATATCGCCATCCCGATCACCGACGGTGCCAAATCACTCAACGTAATTGCAAATCTGAAAAAAGCATACGAAAACGGGGCTAAAGAGATCATCCTGTCCATTGAGAAATCCATTACACTTGCCATCATTGACGAAGCATGGAAAGATCACCTCAGAGAAATGGACGACCTCAAACAATCCGTCCAGACCGCAACCTACGAGCAGAAAGACCCTTTGCTCATTTATAAATTCGAATCTTTCGAGCTATTTAAGAAAATGATCTTTAAGATTAACCGGGATATCTCCGCCTTCCTGATAAAGGGGAACCTACCGGTTCAGGATGCCGAACACATTCAGGAAGCACAAATACCCCGTGGGATTGACAGAAGACAGGTTAAAGAAGAAAGGACTGACCTCCTGGCCCAATCCCATAGCGACACACAAGGCCCCAGAAAAGCTCAACCTGTTGTCCGCCAGGAACCCAAGGTCGGAAGAAACGATCTTATTAAGGTTCAGTATAATGACGGCCGGATAATAGAAAAGAAATACAAACTACTTGAAAACGATATTAAAAGGGGCGAATGCCAGATTATAAACTAAATAAACTCTAACCTGAATACCATGAAAAAACGACTGTATTACCTTGCAATTTTTGCTATCATCAGCAACCTCTCCTTCGCTCAACTTGGCTACAGCCCGGTTGTAGATTCTCTTATAGGACTGATTACCGAACAAACCATTACAGACCTCGAAGTCCAGCTCATCGGAGATGTACCGGTAATGGTTAACGGTGAAGAACACACGATTGCCAGCCGTTATGCCAACTCCCCGACCAATCCCATTGCTGCTGCATGGATCTTTGAACAATTTGAAAATATGGGGTTGCAGGTTGAATATCAATATTTCGGATCAAAAGGCGAAAATGTCATAGCTACATTGCCCGGTACTCTTTTCCCCGATCAGCAATACATCATTTGCGCACATTACGACGATATGCCTTCGCAGAATTTCGCACCGGGAGCTGATGATAATGCCTCCGGCGTTGTTGCCGTACTTGAAGCTGCCAGATTACTGAATGGTATGTCTCCCCTGTATACCGTTAAGTTCATCGCCTTCGACGAGGAAGAACTGGGCCTGATAGGAAGCTGGGAATATGCGGATGAGGCTGCTACACAGGGAGATGACATCCTGGGAGTGCTAAACCTTGATATGATCGCTTATGATTCCAATAACGACAACATGATGTCAATCTCCGTCAACACTGCATCTACTCCTTTTGCAGATTATTTCATAAGTGCCATGGAAATCTATGAACCGGAAATGTCGTATAATTTCATTTCCACTACTGCCAGCGACCATTATCCCTTCTGGGCAAATGGATACAAAGCCATTCTGGCCATTGAAGACTGGAACGATTTTCATGCTTATTATCACACCATTTACGACAACTTTTCCAACCTTAATATCCCCTATTTTCATAAGATGACACGGGTTGCTGTTGCAACCATTTCCTCACTGGCATTGGACTACACCATGGAGTTCGATCACGACCCGATACTTTCCAGTCCTGATACTGACGACCGGATCGCTGAAATA
It includes:
- a CDS encoding NUDIX domain-containing protein, coding for TALREVAEETGIDNLYILRKLPKTYHFFQSRNSWQIKKTHWYLMKAESIENTTPCLAEGITRVSWFSREDIQRLESESYRSVKALIDYGLDLL
- the coaD gene encoding pantetheine-phosphate adenylyltransferase, coding for MNRIAVFPGSFDPITKGHESIILRAIPLFDIIYVAIGENAEKTGFFPIEKRLSWIEKVFHDHSAIRVEKYKGLTVDFCRKVGADFILRGLRTSADFEFERSIGQINKILYPDIETIFLLTTPEYTALNSSIVRDILRHGGDASRFVPDGVDLQL
- the secA gene encoding preprotein translocase subunit SecA; the protein is MSFLKNLLGNKSQRDIRAIDPMLKKVKAAYETIRRLDNDQLRSKTTEFKEKIAQFIEDEQNQIQDMKLRIENEDDILVRENLWHEVDKLEKQKYDKTEEILNEILPEAFAVIKETARRFKENEEVIVDATDNDRLLAAKKENIVIQGNKAHYKNSWKAGGNLIRWDMVHYDVQLIGGIVLHQGKIAEMATGEGKTLVATLPVYLNALPGKGVHIVTVNDYLAKRDSEWMGVLYEFHGLKVDCIDKHEPNSVARRNAYLADITFGTNNEFGFDYLRDNMTGNPDELVQRGHNYTIVDEVDSVLIDDARTPLIISGPTPKGDNHEFHDLKPAIQKLYTAQRNLVTKLLADAKKLLTGDPASEDEKKGGELLLRSHKGLPKNTALIKFLSEPGMRALMQKTENFYLQEQAKNMHIITDELFFVIDEKSNSIELTDKGIDLMTESYQDPHFYILPDVGSEIAEIDKSSVSEEEKLEKKNELLRDYAVKSDRVHTVNQLLKAYALFEKDVEYVIMDNKIKIVDEQTGRIMEGRRYSDGLHQAIEAKESVKVEASTQTYATITLQNFFRMYNKLAGMTGTAETEAGELWDIYKLDVVVIPTNRPVIRKDMEDLVYKTKREKYNAVADEVENLVNKGRPVLVGTTSVENSELLSRMLTRKKIRHNVLNAKLHQKEAEVVLEAGKAGMVTIATNMAGRGTDIKLGPGVKEAGGLAIIGTERHESRRVDRQLRGRSGRQGDPGSSQFFVSLEDDLMRMFGSDRIARIMDRLGLKEGDVIQHSMITKSIERAQKKVEENNFGIRKRLLEYDDVMNSQREVIYKKRKHALHGDRLAVDVRNMMFDVCEQILEEHIENRDYEGLRMDVIRTLGVESPFNEKDFLAGNATEMADELFEKVYNNYRKKAQFIGERAMPVIRDVYERHTQYENIAIPITDGAKSLNVIANLKKAYENGAKEIILSIEKSITLAIIDEAWKDHLREMDDLKQSVQTATYEQKDPLLIYKFESFELFKKMIFKINRDISAFLIKGNLPVQDAEHIQEAQIPRGIDRRQVKEERTDLLAQSHSDTQGPRKAQPVVRQEPKVGRNDLIKVQYNDGRIIEKKYKLLENDIKRGECQIIN